In one window of Penaeus monodon isolate SGIC_2016 chromosome 36, NSTDA_Pmon_1, whole genome shotgun sequence DNA:
- the LOC119595460 gene encoding uncharacterized protein LOC119595460, with the protein MCFTNMNGPHVEISGVATLCFDEEGTWFQGSITAEDDAQYAIYGTKSLRKRSGTDACACPGLDAGPGVPVTFDIRVVDCEVGEEYSLKRVHGRNGELCTFACSAISFTTEKVYRGQKADMIAQRCLGHKMAGSRNHVYKGPIRLHCMPVRRNMHWVL; encoded by the exons ATGTGCTTCACCAACATGAACGGGCCACACGTAGAGATCTCGGGCGTTGCGACGCTCTGTTTCGACGAGGAGGGCACGTGGTTCCAAGGGTCCATCACGGCCGAGGATGATGCCCAGTACGCGATCTATGGCACCAAGTCGCTCAGGAAGAGGAGTGGCACAG ACGCCTGTGCGTGCCCCGGCCTCGACGCAGGCCCCGGCGTTCCCGTGACCTTCGACATCCGCGTGGTGGACTGCGAGGTGGGCGAGGAGTACAGCCTGAAGCGCGTCCACGGGCGCAATGGCGAGCTGTGCACCTTCGCCTGCTCGGCCATCAGCTTCACGACGGAGAAGGTGTACCGCGGGCAGAAGGCCGACATGATTGCTCAGCGGTGTTTGGGGCACAAGATGGCCGGCTCTCGCAACCACGTGTACAAGGGCCCCATCAGGCTCCACTGCATGCCCGTGCGCCGCAACATGCACTGGGTCTTATGA